One genomic region from Cellulomonas fengjieae encodes:
- a CDS encoding HNH endonuclease, which produces MRQADALVSMPVVAAGVRQGSVPLPHLDALARVAATASPQVASVLRTPDTQQAVLAMARTRSAPDFARALARFVATQDPAGVQGEHDRQYRERFLSLSAQPDGVFLKGRLDRVAGESLRVALDAMGQFGDQTRSPGQASADALTMLAEKVCARTGPRAGVGGSAEGDATEPGTGGAAGAVGSGTVSRAHVSLLVAAETVAELIAHERAGADVVAPPVRLPWGTVAPATLEDGTPVAMSELARVLCQADLTRIVMSAEGLPLDVGRTRRLFSTAQRRAVVVRDGQCVWNGGEQHASRCEVHHVRWWGRDAGPTSVANAALLCRFHHSEVHRLHLSIERLAKPPGWVLRQQGIAAAGGAGRGGLGDVLNGGVGGDGGEPGGLQPMRYVFRDTRGLTVNAPDGYQPGR; this is translated from the coding sequence GTGCGTCAGGCCGACGCGTTGGTCTCGATGCCGGTGGTGGCTGCGGGGGTGCGGCAGGGGTCGGTGCCGTTGCCGCACCTGGACGCGTTGGCGAGGGTCGCCGCGACCGCGTCCCCCCAGGTGGCCTCGGTGTTGCGTACTCCGGACACCCAGCAGGCGGTGCTGGCGATGGCCCGGACGCGGTCGGCGCCGGACTTCGCTCGGGCGTTGGCCCGGTTCGTGGCCACCCAGGACCCGGCCGGGGTGCAGGGCGAGCACGACCGGCAGTACCGGGAACGGTTCTTGTCGTTGTCGGCCCAGCCTGACGGGGTGTTCCTCAAGGGCCGCCTGGACCGGGTCGCCGGGGAGAGCCTGCGGGTGGCGTTGGACGCGATGGGCCAGTTCGGCGACCAGACCCGCTCCCCAGGCCAGGCCAGCGCCGACGCGTTGACCATGCTCGCGGAGAAGGTCTGCGCCCGAACCGGCCCACGTGCGGGTGTGGGCGGCAGTGCCGAGGGTGATGCGACGGAGCCGGGGACGGGCGGTGCTGCTGGTGCGGTGGGGTCCGGGACGGTCAGTCGTGCGCATGTGTCGTTGCTGGTGGCGGCCGAGACGGTCGCGGAGCTGATCGCCCATGAGAGGGCCGGGGCGGATGTGGTGGCTCCGCCGGTCCGGCTGCCGTGGGGGACGGTGGCGCCGGCGACGTTGGAGGACGGCACCCCGGTGGCGATGTCCGAGCTGGCCCGGGTGCTGTGCCAGGCCGACCTCACCCGGATCGTCATGTCCGCCGAAGGCCTGCCCCTGGACGTGGGCCGCACCCGACGGTTGTTCAGCACCGCCCAACGCCGGGCGGTGGTCGTCCGGGACGGGCAGTGCGTGTGGAACGGGGGCGAACAGCACGCCTCCCGCTGCGAGGTCCACCACGTGCGCTGGTGGGGCCGCGATGCCGGCCCGACGTCGGTGGCCAACGCTGCACTGCTGTGCCGGTTCCACCACTCCGAGGTCCACCGCCTGCACCTGTCCATCGAACGACTCGCGAAACCACCGGGCTGGGTGCTGCGACAACAAGGCATAGCCGCCGCGGGCGGGGCGGGGCGAGGCGGCCTCGGTGACGTCCTCAACGGCGGCGTTGGTGGCGATGGTGGCGAGCCCGGCGGGCTGCAGCCCATGCGGTACGTCTTCCGCGACACCCGCGGCCTCACCGTCAACGCACCCGACGGATACCAACCTGGCCGGTGA